In a single window of the Dreissena polymorpha isolate Duluth1 chromosome 3, UMN_Dpol_1.0, whole genome shotgun sequence genome:
- the LOC127874916 gene encoding two pore calcium channel protein 1-like isoform X1, with product MSESGNHLDNPVIVIDGVEDDQIIPNKAAKEKIDTGQDSQTIEITSEIPVAKSHLIKPPPNVSPRVKRENQNVSKPETVTLSIPTEKQQPSNAPTSATKSSNGEPSERRRRHSSRDEDLKHLTEEKLILAQTLIEDAESGRNFTYKTDPNYVRYYILYHQWYFRLALYICILLNMSLALFEKPTRPDWAVPYWGSMIMEAFCIAFFIVRVIHLSYFSQPNIFWRDTKNLMVIAIIALTIIDMICYIAWVNAAPDTNPVRWSRPLRALLIINFSDGRQIRRAFRNIRRTVPEIMNVFILFLMGVLLFALLALKLFGRRKSLKYPDGEPYFKTYFDSVWDLYVLVTTANNPDVMMPAYDESNWFALFFMAYLIICLYVFMSIVLAVIYNNYKENMKNEIRDSVFGKRRKLRQAFSILKIQRNGEDIITRHIWETIMAKVLPTKSIQQIDLLMTILDKDGTGYISKSDFLNLINLLQVPVSEVMDRQTFLEKKIPDIYNSKISRFIRICVRHKFFRIFFDVAIFVNAWFIGFDLDVADWFFLAIFMIEIVLKLYVFGPKEFFRRLWNIFDFLVIFGAVIATCVESVVGEVGEELSTLDLLLVLRVMRLVKILISIKRFKLIIVTIYNIGPSILTYGGVIFVLYYMFAIVGMEIFHGLVQFYGYNESDPSQMFCGNPKLNGTAFYYNHYCNNNFNDILHSIVVLFELTVVNQWHVISSGFIFVTNKWARLYFLSFHMSCVIIVLNIFVAFILEAFILEYNLQRSGKFESAVESKIKELGIGIGQQANTGANIGPPEVDKLELVNNEAQVDKSPQMSRRNSTADIEANDESGSETDSIPDLSNEKGVRFHLKKKSRKTVEVLLQQMFEGEINPEDDGDENSYNLRQRKWTLEAVA from the exons ATGTCGGAATCTGGCAATCATCTAGACAATCCTGTTATTGTAATTGACGGTGTTGAAGATGATCAAATAATACCAAATAAAGCTGCAAAAGAAAAGATCGACACGGGACAAGACAGTCAGACAATAGAGATAACATCAGAAATACCGGTTGCAAAATCCCACTTAATAAAACCACCACCGAATGTGTCACCAAGAGTTAAACGCGAAAATCAAAACGTTAGTAAGCCGGAAACCGTGACGCTTAGCATTCCAACAGAGAAACAACAACCGTCGAATGCCCCTACCTCAGCCACAAAGTCATCCAATGGTGAACCTAGTGAAAGAAGACGAAGACATTCTAGCAGAGATGAAGATcttaaacatttgacagaagag aaacttATTCTGGCCCAAACACTTATTGAAGATGCAGAAAGCGGGAGAAATTTCACTTACAAGACGGATCCGAATTATGTTAG GTACTACATTTTGTACCACCAGTGGTACTTCAGGCTAGCCCTTTATATTTGCATCTTGCTGAACATGAGTCTTGCACTGTTTGAGAAGCCAACTCGACCGGATTGGGCTGTCCCATATTGG GGTTCGATGATTATGGAGGCATTCTGTATAGCTTTCTTCATTGTTCGCGTCATCCACTTGTCATACTTCAGTCAACCAAATATTTTCTGGCGAGACACCAAGAACCTCATGGTCATCGCCATCATTGCA TTGACTATTATCGACATGATATGCTATATCGCCTGGGTGAACGCTGCCCCGGACACAAACCCTGTTCGATGGTCCCGCCCCCTCAGAGCGCTGCTTATCATAAACTTCTCTGACGGCAGGCAG ATCCGTCGAGCCTTCCGGAACATTCGCCGGACCGTTCCCGAGATCATGAATGTGTTCATATTATTCCTAATGGGAGTTCTGCTGTTTGCGCTTCTGGCTCTGAAACTGTTTGGGCGAag gaaGAGTCTCAAGTACCCTGATGGTGAGCCGTATTTCAAGACCTACTTCGACAGCGTATGGGATCTTTATGTGCTGGTCACAACGGCAAACAATCCTGATGTTAT GATGCCAGCGTATGACGAGAGCAACTGGTTCGCCCTATTCTTCATGGCGTACCTGATCATCTGTCTGTACGTGTTCATGAGCATAGTGCTTGCCGtcatttataacaattataagGAAAACATGAAG AACGAGATCAGAGATTCTGTGTTCGGGAAGAGGAGAAAGTTACGTCAGGCATTCAGTATCCTGAAAATACAAAGGAATGGCGAGGACATTATTACAAGGCACATTTGGGAAACAATCATGGCAAAAGTGCTGCCCACAAAAAGCATACAGCAGATAGATCTACTAATGACGATATTAGACAAGGATGGGACTGGCTACATAA GCAAGTCTGACTTCTTGAACTTGATCAACCTTTTGCAAGTACCAGTTTCGGAGGTAATGGACCGACAGACATTTCTTGAAAAGAAGATACCAGACATATACAACTCGAAAATCAGTCGCTTTATCAGAATATGTGTACGACACAA ATTCTTCCGCATTTTCTTCGACGTTGCAATTTTTGTAAACGCCTGGTTTATTGGGTTTGATTTAGACGTTGCTGATTGGTTCTTCCTTGCCATCTTCATGAtagaaattgttttaaaactgtatGTGTTCGGACCAAAAGAGTTCTTCCGCCGACTTTGGAACAT ATTCGACTTCTTAGTGATATTTGGAGCAGTGATTGCCACATGTGTCGAGTCGGTGGTTGGTGAAG TTGGCGAGGAGTTGAGTACACTTGACTTGTTGCTGGTTCTTCGAGTCATGAGGCTGGTTAAAATATTAATCAGCATCAAGAG atTCAAATTGATCATTGTGACAATTTACAACATAGGACCTTCAATTCTCACATACGGCGGAGTTATTTTC GTTCTATACTACATGTTCGCGATCGTCGGCATGGAGATATTCCACGGTCTTGTCCAGTTCTATGGCTATAACGAGTCTGATCCCAGCCAGATGTTCTGTGGCAACCCGAAACTCAACGGTACCGCCTTCTATTACAACCATTACTGCAACAACAACTTCAATGACATTCTCCATTCGATAGTTGTCTTGTTTGAGTTGACCGTAGTCAATCAGTGGCATG TTATCTCTTCTGGATTTATATTTGTGACAAACAAGTGGGCAAGGCTGTATTTCTTATCGTTCCACATGTCCTGCGTAATCATTGTTCTCAA CATTTTCGTCGCATTCATTCTGGAAGCGTTCATATTGGAGTACAATCTGCAAAGATCGGGAAAATTCGAATCTGCCGTTGAATCGAAGATAAAAGAACTCGGCATTGGCATCGGGCA GCAAGCAAACACCGGCGCCAACATAGGCCCACCGGAAGTAGACAAGTTGGAGCTGGTAAATAACGAAGCGCAGGTTGACAAAAGTCCGCAAATGTCTCGACGCAACAGCACTGCGGACATCGAGGCGAACGATGAGTCTGGTAGTGAAACCGATAGCATACCGGACCTTTCCAACGAGAAGGGTGTTAGATTTCATCTCAAGAAAAAGA GTCGTAAAACGGTCGAAGTGCTTCTTCAGCAAATGTTCGAAGGGGAAATAAATCCAGAAGATGACGGTGATGAAAATTCCTACAATTTGAGACAACGCAAGTGGACTTTAGAAGCGGTCGCGTAA
- the LOC127874916 gene encoding two pore calcium channel protein 1-like isoform X2 gives MSESGNHLDNPVIVIDGVEDDQIIPNKAAKEKIDTGQDSQTIEITSEIPVAKSHLIKPPPNVSPRVKRENQNVSKPETVTLSIPTEKQQPSNAPTSATKSSNGEPSERRRRHSSRDEDLKHLTEEKLILAQTLIEDAESGRNFTYKTDPNYVRYYILYHQWYFRLALYICILLNMSLALFEKPTRPDWAVPYWGSMIMEAFCIAFFIVRVIHLSYFSQPNIFWRDTKNLMVIAIIALTIIDMICYIAWVNAAPDTNPVRWSRPLRALLIINFSDGRQIRRAFRNIRRTVPEIMNVFILFLMGVLLFALLALKLFGRRKSLKYPDGEPYFKTYFDSVWDLYVLVTTANNPDVMMPAYDESNWFALFFMAYLIICLYVFMSIVLAVIYNNYKENMKNEIRDSVFGKRRKLRQAFSILKIQRNGEDIITRHIWETIMAKVLPTKSIQQIDLLMTILDKDGTGYISKSDFLNLINLLQVPVSEVMDRQTFLEKKIPDIYNSKISRFIRICVRHKFFRIFFDVAIFVNAWFIGFDLDVADWFFLAIFMIEIVLKLYVFGPKEFFRRLWNIFDFLVIFGAVIATCVESVVGEVGEELSTLDLLLVLRVMRLVKILISIKRFKLIIVTIYNIGPSILTYGGVIFVLYYMFAIVGMEIFHGLVQFYGYNESDPSQMFCGNPKLNGTAFYYNHYCNNNFNDILHSIVVLFELTVVNQWHVISSGFIFVTNKWARLYFLSFHMSCVIIVLNIFVAFILEAFILEYNLQRSGKFESAVESKIKELGIGIGQQANTGANIGPPEVDKLELVNNEAQVDKSPQMSRRNSTADIEANDESGSETDSIPDLSNEKGVRFHLKKKSRKTVEVLLQQMFEGEINPEDDGDEISYNLRQSTWTFEAVA, from the exons ATGTCGGAATCTGGCAATCATCTAGACAATCCTGTTATTGTAATTGACGGTGTTGAAGATGATCAAATAATACCAAATAAAGCTGCAAAAGAAAAGATCGACACGGGACAAGACAGTCAGACAATAGAGATAACATCAGAAATACCGGTTGCAAAATCCCACTTAATAAAACCACCACCGAATGTGTCACCAAGAGTTAAACGCGAAAATCAAAACGTTAGTAAGCCGGAAACCGTGACGCTTAGCATTCCAACAGAGAAACAACAACCGTCGAATGCCCCTACCTCAGCCACAAAGTCATCCAATGGTGAACCTAGTGAAAGAAGACGAAGACATTCTAGCAGAGATGAAGATcttaaacatttgacagaagag aaacttATTCTGGCCCAAACACTTATTGAAGATGCAGAAAGCGGGAGAAATTTCACTTACAAGACGGATCCGAATTATGTTAG GTACTACATTTTGTACCACCAGTGGTACTTCAGGCTAGCCCTTTATATTTGCATCTTGCTGAACATGAGTCTTGCACTGTTTGAGAAGCCAACTCGACCGGATTGGGCTGTCCCATATTGG GGTTCGATGATTATGGAGGCATTCTGTATAGCTTTCTTCATTGTTCGCGTCATCCACTTGTCATACTTCAGTCAACCAAATATTTTCTGGCGAGACACCAAGAACCTCATGGTCATCGCCATCATTGCA TTGACTATTATCGACATGATATGCTATATCGCCTGGGTGAACGCTGCCCCGGACACAAACCCTGTTCGATGGTCCCGCCCCCTCAGAGCGCTGCTTATCATAAACTTCTCTGACGGCAGGCAG ATCCGTCGAGCCTTCCGGAACATTCGCCGGACCGTTCCCGAGATCATGAATGTGTTCATATTATTCCTAATGGGAGTTCTGCTGTTTGCGCTTCTGGCTCTGAAACTGTTTGGGCGAag gaaGAGTCTCAAGTACCCTGATGGTGAGCCGTATTTCAAGACCTACTTCGACAGCGTATGGGATCTTTATGTGCTGGTCACAACGGCAAACAATCCTGATGTTAT GATGCCAGCGTATGACGAGAGCAACTGGTTCGCCCTATTCTTCATGGCGTACCTGATCATCTGTCTGTACGTGTTCATGAGCATAGTGCTTGCCGtcatttataacaattataagGAAAACATGAAG AACGAGATCAGAGATTCTGTGTTCGGGAAGAGGAGAAAGTTACGTCAGGCATTCAGTATCCTGAAAATACAAAGGAATGGCGAGGACATTATTACAAGGCACATTTGGGAAACAATCATGGCAAAAGTGCTGCCCACAAAAAGCATACAGCAGATAGATCTACTAATGACGATATTAGACAAGGATGGGACTGGCTACATAA GCAAGTCTGACTTCTTGAACTTGATCAACCTTTTGCAAGTACCAGTTTCGGAGGTAATGGACCGACAGACATTTCTTGAAAAGAAGATACCAGACATATACAACTCGAAAATCAGTCGCTTTATCAGAATATGTGTACGACACAA ATTCTTCCGCATTTTCTTCGACGTTGCAATTTTTGTAAACGCCTGGTTTATTGGGTTTGATTTAGACGTTGCTGATTGGTTCTTCCTTGCCATCTTCATGAtagaaattgttttaaaactgtatGTGTTCGGACCAAAAGAGTTCTTCCGCCGACTTTGGAACAT ATTCGACTTCTTAGTGATATTTGGAGCAGTGATTGCCACATGTGTCGAGTCGGTGGTTGGTGAAG TTGGCGAGGAGTTGAGTACACTTGACTTGTTGCTGGTTCTTCGAGTCATGAGGCTGGTTAAAATATTAATCAGCATCAAGAG atTCAAATTGATCATTGTGACAATTTACAACATAGGACCTTCAATTCTCACATACGGCGGAGTTATTTTC GTTCTATACTACATGTTCGCGATCGTCGGCATGGAGATATTCCACGGTCTTGTCCAGTTCTATGGCTATAACGAGTCTGATCCCAGCCAGATGTTCTGTGGCAACCCGAAACTCAACGGTACCGCCTTCTATTACAACCATTACTGCAACAACAACTTCAATGACATTCTCCATTCGATAGTTGTCTTGTTTGAGTTGACCGTAGTCAATCAGTGGCATG TTATCTCTTCTGGATTTATATTTGTGACAAACAAGTGGGCAAGGCTGTATTTCTTATCGTTCCACATGTCCTGCGTAATCATTGTTCTCAA CATTTTCGTCGCATTCATTCTGGAAGCGTTCATATTGGAGTACAATCTGCAAAGATCGGGAAAATTCGAATCTGCCGTTGAATCGAAGATAAAAGAACTCGGCATTGGCATCGGGCA GCAAGCAAACACCGGCGCCAACATAGGCCCACCGGAAGTAGACAAGTTGGAGCTGGTAAATAACGAAGCGCAGGTTGACAAAAGTCCGCAAATGTCTCGACGCAACAGCACTGCGGACATCGAGGCGAACGATGAGTCTGGTAGTGAAACCGATAGCATACCGGACCTTTCCAACGAGAAGGGTGTTAGATTTCATCTCAAGAAAAAGA